The DNA window CTGTTCATCGACCAGCTCCACAAGGAGATCCATCACCTGGCCGGAGCTGTGGTCGTCGAGGTTCCCCGTGGGCTCGTCGGCAAGAAGCAGCTTCGGCTTTCGCGCGATTGCCCGGCAGATGGCGATGCGCTGCATCTCGCCACCGGAGAGCGTCGACGCCTCCTGCAAAGCG is part of the Vicinamibacteria bacterium genome and encodes:
- a CDS encoding ATP-binding cassette domain-containing protein produces the protein ALQEASTLSGGEMQRIAICRAIARKPKLLLADEPTGNLDDHSSGQVMDLLVELVDEQRATLLFVTHSSEQAARADDRLRLHGGKLEPA